From the genome of Flavobacterium sediminis:
CTTTAGTGGTTGCTGTCGTTTTAGGCTTGTTGAATGTATTTGTAAAACCAGTATTAGTTCTTTTGACAATTCCGGCAACAGTTCTGACATTAGGCTTGTTCTTATTTGTGATTAATGCAGTAATTATTTTATTAGCCGGACATTTTGTAGGAGGCTTTTATGTTTCCGGATTCTGGAGTGCACTATTTTTTAGTATCATTCTGTCCGTTTTACAATCTATCCTCAATAAAATATTTGTAGAGGAAAACTAAAAAATAGTAAACTGAAATTCAATTGGTTAAAAACTTGTTTGGGTTGTAAAAATTCTATAATTTTGCAACCCAAATTTTATGACATTAAATTAGTAACATAATGAACATTTCAAAAGAGCAGGTAGATGCATTAAATGCTATTGTAACAGTAGCTATTTCAAAAGAAGATTATGCAGACAAAGTAGAAAAAGTACTTTCTGATTATAGAAAAAATGCTAATATCCCGGGATTTAGAAAAGGACAAGTGCCTATGAGCCTTATTCAAAAGCAATATGGTAAATCAGTATTGTTTGATGAGGTTAATAAATTATTACAGTCATCATTGAATGATTATTTAGTAGAAGAAAAAATAGATATCTTAGGAAATCCGCTTCCTAAAGTAACCGAAGATTTTGATTGGGATAAAGATGACTTTACTTTTGAATTTGAATTAGGACTTGCTCCGGAATTTACAGTTGATTTAGAAGCTAAAACGAAAGTGACTAAGTTCGATATCGAGGCAGACGATAAAATGTTAGACGAACAAGTAGAGCGTATTCAAAAACAATACGGAAAATTAGTTCCTCAAGATAAAGTTGCAGAAGACAGCTCGATCCGTGGTACTTTTTCTAATGAAGAAAAAGGCATTAATAATGCAGCAAATATTACATTAGATATCTTTAAAGATAAGAAAACAGCAAAACAGTTTGTAGGTAAAAAAGTTGGAGATGTAGTGACTTTAGCAACTAAAGGGCTTTTTGATGATGACCACAAACTAATGGATTATTTAAAAATATCTCATGACGATGTTCATGGTTTAGATATCAGTGTTGATTTCAAAATCGAAGAGATTAACGAAGTAGAGAAAGCTGAATTGAATCAAGAACTTTTCGATAAATTGTTCG
Proteins encoded in this window:
- a CDS encoding phage holin family protein, which gives rise to MKLIIKLIITTVLIVVLSHFLPGINVNSIQTALVVAVVLGLLNVFVKPVLVLLTIPATVLTLGLFLFVINAVIILLAGHFVGGFYVSGFWSALFFSIILSVLQSILNKIFVEEN
- the tig gene encoding trigger factor — its product is MNISKEQVDALNAIVTVAISKEDYADKVEKVLSDYRKNANIPGFRKGQVPMSLIQKQYGKSVLFDEVNKLLQSSLNDYLVEEKIDILGNPLPKVTEDFDWDKDDFTFEFELGLAPEFTVDLEAKTKVTKFDIEADDKMLDEQVERIQKQYGKLVPQDKVAEDSSIRGTFSNEEKGINNAANITLDIFKDKKTAKQFVGKKVGDVVTLATKGLFDDDHKLMDYLKISHDDVHGLDISVDFKIEEINEVEKAELNQELFDKLFGEGKVTSVEELKAKIKEDAEAQFAQQADQKFLNDVIESLIENTKFELPAEFLKKWIQTVGENPLTIEQAEEEYSKSEKGLRYQLIENKIIADNNLQIQFEDLKAHTADLIKKQMAQFGQLNPSDEEVEGIVARVLSNQEEVKRLSEQVMSEKMLDLFKEKVGAKSKKVNYDQFIKEMYGE